A DNA window from Thiothrix subterranea contains the following coding sequences:
- a CDS encoding sigma-54-dependent transcriptional regulator has protein sequence MIAPNVLLVDDEKTVRDATAQSLLLAGYEVQTFSRAADALPLITAEFEGVIISDIRMPEMDGLEFLQQVLRIDRDLPVILISGHADVATAVSAIRNGGYDLLEKPFSNTQLVEVLKRASDKRRLTLENRALKEALANQTRPGPRIIGQTPAIMLLRKMITRIANVNADVLVMGETGTGKELVARSIHEQSQRRDHNYVAINCAAIPASLLDSELFGHEAGAFTGAKGKRIGKFEHANGGTLFLDEIEGMPLTTQAPLLRVLQERQIERLGSNKLIPLDIRVIAATKVDLKDAAERAEFRRDLYYRLNVVTLEITPLRARREDIPLLFQHFVLIAAARCETEVPPLNSRALHVLMGHDWPGNIRELRNIAERYVLLGEAYNFDLATLMNAGDRLEGLSLTEQVACFEKTLIVQALNHHQGNTRAVMDALDVPRKTLTDKMKKYGLEREQFRE, from the coding sequence ATGATTGCCCCGAATGTTCTGTTGGTTGATGATGAAAAAACAGTCCGCGATGCCACGGCGCAATCGCTGCTGCTGGCGGGGTACGAAGTGCAAACGTTTAGCCGTGCCGCTGACGCTTTGCCATTAATCACGGCGGAATTTGAGGGCGTGATTATTTCCGACATCCGAATGCCGGAAATGGATGGCTTGGAATTTCTGCAACAGGTCTTGCGCATCGACCGCGATTTGCCGGTGATTTTGATTAGCGGACACGCGGATGTAGCAACGGCAGTCAGCGCGATTCGCAATGGCGGTTACGATTTGCTGGAAAAACCGTTTTCCAACACACAATTGGTGGAAGTGTTGAAACGCGCCAGTGACAAGCGCCGCCTCACCTTAGAAAACCGAGCCTTGAAAGAAGCTTTGGCTAATCAAACCCGCCCCGGCCCGCGCATTATTGGGCAAACCCCCGCGATTATGCTGTTGCGCAAAATGATTACCCGCATTGCGAATGTGAATGCCGATGTATTGGTCATGGGCGAAACCGGCACGGGCAAAGAGTTGGTGGCGCGTTCCATCCACGAACAAAGCCAGCGCCGCGATCACAATTACGTGGCGATTAACTGCGCGGCGATTCCCGCCAGTTTGTTGGACAGTGAGTTATTCGGGCATGAAGCGGGCGCATTCACCGGGGCAAAAGGCAAACGCATTGGCAAGTTTGAACACGCCAACGGCGGCACGCTGTTTCTGGATGAAATCGAAGGAATGCCGCTGACCACGCAAGCGCCGTTATTACGGGTGCTGCAAGAACGCCAGATTGAACGGCTGGGGTCGAACAAGCTGATTCCGCTGGATATTCGGGTGATCGCCGCCACTAAAGTCGATTTGAAGGATGCCGCCGAACGCGCGGAATTTCGCCGCGATTTGTATTACCGCCTGAATGTGGTGACGCTGGAAATTACCCCGCTGCGAGCGCGACGCGAAGACATTCCGTTGCTGTTTCAGCATTTCGTGTTGATTGCGGCGGCGCGTTGTGAAACCGAAGTGCCACCGCTGAATAGTCGCGCCTTGCACGTATTGATGGGGCATGATTGGCCGGGAAATATCCGCGAATTGCGCAATATTGCCGAGCGTTATGTGTTATTGGGGGAGGCTTACAACTTTGATCTGGCAACCTTGATGAACGCGGGTGATCGGCTGGAAGGGCTGTCCTTGACCGAACAAGTGGCGTGTTTCGAGAAAACTTTGATTGTGCAGGCATTAAATCACCATCAGGGCAATACCCGTGCGGTGATGGATGCGCTGGATGTGCCACGCAAAACCCTGACCGACAAAATGAAAAAGTACGGATTAGAGCGCGAACAGTTTCGGGAATAG
- the polA gene encoding DNA polymerase I, giving the protein MPSNSRKPLVLVDGSSYLFRAFHALPPLTNTHGEPTGAMHGVLNMLDKLRKDYDPEHMAVIFDAPGKTFRDDLYPQYKANRPPMPEDLRCQIEPLLAIIRAQGYPLLIIPDVEADDVIGTLAAQYDGKVIISTGDKDMAQLVDERVHLINTMSGHYADPAGVVEKFGVAPERIRDYLALIGDTVDNVPGVNKVGPKTAVKWLDEYGSLENIMARAAEFKGKIGENLREALAHLPLSFELVTIKCDVELDLQPETLAFDPPDVETLRGLYERYGFRTRLAGLDSPVGATGRSPSVSSASVAIEDTPQVEERATGRSPLRYTTILTQPDLDAWLIRLQAAAEFAFDTETTSLDYMEAQIVGVSFAITAGEAAYLPLAHDYLGAPPQLNREAVLAQLKPLLENPAIRKIGQNLKYDRSVLLNHGITLRGIAHDTMLQSYVLDSTASRHDFDTLCAKHLNHTTISFADIAGKGKNQLTFNQVGLEQATPYAAEDADYTLRLHQHFWEQLQALDGQRKLYESVEVPLVSVLSTIERNGVKVDAAMLARHSKELETRMHSVMLEAYAAAGQEFNLASPKQLGEILYTKLGLTAPRKTPKGQPSTAEDVLEELADMGHELPKLILVHRGLAKLKSTYTDKLPQQINPRTGRVHTSYHQAVASTGRLSSSDPNLQNIPIRNEEGRRIRQAFIAESGCQLLAADYSQIELRIMAHLSRDAGLLNAFAQGLDVHRATAAEVFGTPLAEVTTEQRRAAKAINFGLIYGMSAFGLAKQLGVDRRDAQDYVNLYFARYPGVKQYMDDTREQARAQGYVETLFGRRLFLPDIHSKNAATRQYAERTAINAPMQGTAADIIKKAMLAVDAWLQGSGLRTKMIMQVHDELVFEVPENEMATVREQVLALMTNAATLAVPLLVESGVGNNWDEAH; this is encoded by the coding sequence ATGCCAAGCAATAGCCGTAAACCGCTCGTCCTCGTGGACGGTTCATCCTACTTGTTCCGCGCTTTCCACGCGCTTCCCCCGCTGACCAATACGCACGGCGAGCCTACCGGTGCAATGCACGGGGTGTTGAATATGCTGGATAAATTGCGTAAGGATTACGACCCCGAACACATGGCGGTGATTTTCGACGCACCCGGCAAAACCTTCCGCGATGACCTTTACCCGCAATACAAAGCCAACCGCCCGCCGATGCCGGAGGATTTGCGCTGCCAGATTGAACCGTTGCTGGCGATTATCCGGGCGCAAGGCTATCCGCTGCTGATTATTCCTGACGTGGAAGCCGACGACGTAATCGGCACGTTAGCGGCGCAATACGACGGCAAAGTGATTATTTCCACTGGCGACAAAGACATGGCGCAATTGGTGGATGAGCGCGTTCACCTGATCAATACCATGAGCGGGCATTACGCCGACCCCGCTGGCGTGGTGGAAAAATTCGGGGTCGCGCCGGAACGCATCCGCGATTACCTCGCGCTGATTGGCGATACGGTAGATAACGTCCCCGGTGTCAATAAAGTTGGCCCCAAAACAGCGGTCAAATGGCTGGACGAATACGGTTCGCTGGAAAACATTATGGCGCGAGCCGCCGAATTCAAAGGCAAAATCGGCGAAAACCTGCGCGAAGCCTTGGCGCATTTGCCGCTGTCTTTCGAGCTGGTCACGATTAAGTGCGATGTGGAACTGGATTTGCAGCCGGAAACGCTGGCGTTTGATCCGCCGGACGTGGAAACCTTGCGGGGATTGTATGAGCGGTATGGGTTTCGGACAAGATTGGCGGGGTTGGATTCCCCTGTAGGGGCGACCGGCCGGTCGCCCTCTGTATCATCAGCCTCAGTTGCTATCGAGGATACGCCGCAGGTAGAGGAGAGGGCGACCGGCCGGTCGCCCCTACGGTATACGACGATTCTCACCCAACCTGACCTAGACGCTTGGCTAATCCGCCTACAAGCCGCCGCTGAATTCGCTTTTGACACCGAAACCACCAGCCTCGATTACATGGAGGCGCAAATCGTCGGCGTGTCTTTCGCCATCACAGCGGGCGAAGCGGCTTACCTGCCATTAGCGCACGATTACCTCGGCGCACCGCCGCAACTCAATCGCGAAGCAGTGTTGGCGCAACTCAAGCCCTTGCTGGAAAACCCCGCTATCCGCAAAATCGGGCAAAACCTCAAATACGACCGCAGCGTCTTGCTGAATCACGGGATTACCTTGCGCGGCATTGCGCACGACACCATGCTGCAATCGTATGTGCTGGATTCGACCGCCAGCCGCCACGATTTCGACACGCTGTGCGCCAAGCACCTCAATCACACCACTATCAGCTTTGCCGATATTGCGGGTAAGGGCAAAAACCAACTGACGTTTAATCAAGTCGGGTTGGAACAAGCGACACCGTATGCGGCGGAAGATGCCGATTACACCCTACGCTTGCATCAGCATTTTTGGGAGCAACTGCAAGCCCTCGACGGGCAGCGCAAGCTGTATGAAAGCGTGGAAGTGCCGCTGGTGAGCGTGCTGTCGACGATTGAGCGCAATGGTGTGAAAGTCGACGCGGCGATGTTGGCGCGTCACAGTAAGGAACTCGAAACGCGGATGCATTCCGTGATGTTGGAGGCTTACGCGGCAGCGGGGCAGGAATTTAACCTTGCCTCACCCAAGCAATTGGGGGAAATCCTCTACACCAAACTCGGTTTGACCGCGCCGCGCAAAACGCCCAAGGGTCAGCCGTCTACCGCCGAAGACGTGTTGGAAGAACTGGCGGACATGGGGCATGAATTGCCCAAGCTGATTTTGGTGCATCGCGGGTTGGCGAAACTCAAATCCACTTACACCGACAAATTGCCGCAGCAAATTAACCCGCGTACCGGGCGGGTGCATACCTCTTACCATCAGGCGGTGGCTTCGACCGGGCGGTTGTCGTCGTCCGATCCGAATTTGCAGAATATCCCGATTCGCAATGAGGAGGGGCGGCGCATTCGCCAAGCGTTTATCGCGGAAAGCGGCTGTCAATTGCTGGCGGCGGATTATTCCCAGATCGAATTACGCATTATGGCGCATTTGTCCCGTGATGCCGGTTTGTTGAATGCGTTTGCGCAAGGGCTGGATGTGCATCGCGCCACGGCTGCGGAAGTTTTCGGCACGCCGTTGGCGGAAGTGACCACGGAACAACGTCGGGCGGCGAAAGCAATTAACTTCGGGCTGATTTACGGGATGTCGGCATTTGGTCTGGCAAAACAGTTGGGGGTGGATCGGCGCGATGCGCAAGATTACGTCAATTTGTATTTCGCTCGTTACCCCGGCGTGAAACAGTACATGGATGACACCCGCGAACAGGCGCGCGCCCAAGGCTATGTGGAAACGCTGTTCGGGCGGCGTTTGTTCCTGCCGGATATTCATTCAAAAAATGCCGCTACCCGTCAGTATGCGGAGCGCACTGCGATTAATGCGCCAATGCAAGGCACGGCGGCGGATATTATCAAGAAAGCGATGCTGGCGGTGGATGCGTGGCTGCAAGGCAGCGGTTTGCGCACCAAAATGATCATGCAAGTGCATGATGAATTGGTGTTTGAAGTGCCTGAAAACGAGATGGCAACGGTGCGCGAACAGGTGCTTGCGCTGATGACGAATGCCGCAACCTTAGCAGTGCCATTATTGGTGGAAAGTGGGGTGGGGAATAATTGGGATGAGGCGCATTAA
- the acuI gene encoding acrylyl-CoA reductase (NADPH), with protein sequence MFKALILNQVEGKTHAEVRHLNVSDLPEGEVLVDVAYSSLNYKDGLAVTGTGKIIRSFPMVPGIDFAGTVAESADARFKAGDPVILTGWGVGERHWGGFAQKARVKADWLVPMPAGLDAKQAMIIGTAGFTAMLCVMALEEAGVTPDSGKVVVTGAAGGVGSVSVLLLAQLGYHVVAVSGRPETQDFLTALGAKEFMTREEMSRPAHPLESQNWAGAVDVVGGSTLARVLAEMQYGGTVAACGLAGGFELNTTVMPFILRNVSLRGVDSVSCPQERRVKVWERLAAAMPPSAYAELGCAIALEEVPQAAKDILAGRIQGRLLVNLNL encoded by the coding sequence ATGTTTAAAGCGCTAATACTGAATCAAGTGGAAGGTAAAACCCACGCGGAAGTGCGTCATCTTAACGTGAGCGACTTGCCGGAAGGCGAGGTGTTGGTGGATGTTGCTTATTCCTCGCTCAATTACAAAGACGGCTTGGCAGTGACGGGAACGGGCAAAATTATTCGCTCGTTCCCGATGGTTCCTGGCATTGATTTCGCGGGGACAGTGGCGGAATCTGCCGATGCGCGTTTCAAGGCGGGCGATCCGGTTATCCTTACGGGTTGGGGCGTGGGTGAACGGCATTGGGGCGGTTTTGCGCAAAAAGCACGGGTGAAAGCGGATTGGTTAGTGCCGATGCCTGCGGGTTTGGATGCGAAACAAGCGATGATCATTGGCACGGCAGGTTTCACCGCGATGCTGTGCGTGATGGCGCTGGAAGAGGCGGGGGTGACGCCGGATTCTGGCAAAGTAGTGGTGACAGGCGCGGCAGGGGGCGTGGGCAGCGTGTCGGTATTGCTGTTGGCGCAACTCGGCTATCACGTCGTGGCGGTGTCGGGTCGCCCGGAGACGCAGGATTTCCTCACCGCCTTGGGCGCAAAAGAATTCATGACCCGCGAAGAAATGAGTCGCCCGGCACACCCACTGGAAAGCCAGAATTGGGCAGGGGCAGTGGATGTGGTCGGGGGTAGCACGCTGGCGCGTGTACTGGCGGAAATGCAGTACGGTGGCACGGTGGCTGCTTGTGGGTTGGCAGGTGGTTTCGAGCTGAATACCACGGTGATGCCGTTCATTTTGCGCAATGTGAGTTTGCGCGGGGTGGATTCGGTGAGTTGCCCGCAAGAACGGCGGGTGAAGGTGTGGGAACGGCTGGCTGCGGCGATGCCGCCGAGTGCGTATGCTGAGCTGGGGTGCGCGATTGCGTTGGAGGAAGTGCCGCAAGCTGCCAAGGATATTCTGGCGGGGCGGATTCAAGGGCGGTTGTTGGTGAATTTGAATTTGTGA
- a CDS encoding DUF3616 domain-containing protein, with amino-acid sequence MTAVHFKFAPAALECRDALSAIVQIGDTLWVANDESIHLERLSVQGSDADGNPLYAAHTRFALHDYLSLPVAADADDNEVDVEGLAYHDGYLWVVGSHSLKRKKPQSDKSTEKGIERLVKIVPDPNRYLIARIPLNVVDGIPTLQTPGAQLPLHTNGNALMEALRDDPHIKHFLKIPGKDNGFDVEGLAVIGTRLFLGLRGPVLRGWAVLLEIECLEDDDDPTVLKLAQIGEEDRPYRKHFLQLDGLGIRDLCVQGEDLLILAGPTMSLDGPVRVYRWQDGAKPDGESLIPRDVLEVVAEIPHGYGDDHAEGLCLFTQGDAETALLVVYDNAAQGRKRGKDGVLGDVFVLNF; translated from the coding sequence ATGACGGCTGTTCACTTCAAATTTGCCCCTGCTGCACTGGAATGCCGCGATGCGCTGTCTGCCATTGTGCAAATCGGCGACACCTTGTGGGTTGCCAACGACGAAAGCATCCATCTGGAACGCCTCAGTGTTCAAGGTTCGGATGCGGATGGAAACCCGCTGTATGCTGCGCATACCCGCTTTGCTTTGCACGATTATTTGTCATTGCCGGTTGCGGCGGATGCAGACGATAACGAAGTCGATGTGGAAGGCTTGGCATATCACGACGGGTATTTGTGGGTGGTGGGTTCGCACAGCCTCAAGCGCAAGAAGCCGCAGTCGGACAAATCCACCGAAAAAGGCATTGAGCGGCTGGTGAAGATTGTCCCTGACCCAAACCGTTATCTGATTGCTCGTATTCCGCTGAACGTGGTAGACGGCATTCCAACATTGCAAACACCGGGCGCACAGTTACCGCTGCACACTAACGGCAATGCGCTGATGGAAGCCTTGCGCGATGATCCGCATATCAAGCATTTCCTGAAAATCCCCGGCAAAGACAACGGCTTTGATGTGGAAGGTTTGGCGGTGATTGGCACACGTTTGTTCCTCGGTTTGCGCGGGCCAGTTTTGCGCGGCTGGGCGGTGTTGCTGGAAATCGAGTGTCTGGAAGATGACGACGATCCCACCGTGTTGAAGTTGGCGCAGATTGGCGAGGAAGATCGCCCCTACCGCAAGCATTTCCTGCAACTGGATGGTTTGGGAATCCGCGATTTGTGCGTGCAAGGCGAGGATTTGCTGATTTTGGCAGGGCCTACCATGAGTTTGGATGGTCCGGTACGGGTTTACCGTTGGCAGGATGGGGCTAAGCCGGATGGGGAAAGCCTGATTCCCCGCGATGTGCTGGAGGTGGTGGCGGAAATTCCGCACGGTTACGGTGATGATCACGCTGAGGGGTTGTGTTTGTTTACGCAGGGTGATGCGGAAACTGCCTTGCTGGTGGTGTATGACAATGCGGCGCAAGGGCGTAAGCGTGGGAAGGATGGGGTGTTGGGGGATGTGTTTGTATTGAATTTTTAG
- a CDS encoding CBS domain-containing protein, with product MIISSVEKLIDGKLPGQVQFNATIREACKRMCELNVGALVVFDQQQLVGILSERDVIRRCLGIDLHVDETAVAMIMTKTPITIDAGSSLANALEVMQTGGFHHIPVTKDGQLIGLLELDDIPEEYHLLLEQFKELRAR from the coding sequence ATGATCATTTCCAGCGTAGAGAAACTTATTGATGGAAAACTGCCGGGGCAAGTGCAGTTCAACGCCACTATCCGTGAAGCCTGTAAACGCATGTGTGAACTGAATGTTGGAGCACTGGTGGTCTTTGATCAGCAACAACTGGTAGGCATTTTAAGTGAGCGGGACGTGATCCGCCGCTGTCTGGGTATCGACCTCCATGTCGACGAGACCGCTGTTGCGATGATCATGACCAAAACCCCCATCACCATTGACGCTGGCAGTAGTCTGGCAAACGCGCTGGAAGTCATGCAAACGGGCGGTTTCCACCATATCCCGGTGACAAAAGACGGGCAGCTCATTGGCTTGCTGGAGCTGGACGACATTCCTGAGGAATACCATTTGCTGCTGGAACAGTTCAAGGAATTGCGGGCAAGGTAG
- a CDS encoding ATP-binding protein, producing MQFYGREDELAQLRTITAQAASGGKMTVMTGRRRVGKTLLARESCKGGQSLYLFIAKKSESLICAECVDIIKNTFDVPVFGDIQHFRDVFRLLLEIGKTQPYVLIIDEFQEFYRINPAVYSEIQNLWDQCRQQTRIHLMFVGSVHSLMVKIFQNNKEPLFGRADRILYLKPFKPQTIHEILQHAQQYTPENLFYAYLLTGGIPRYLEILHDNAVYGRDAIMDFVFSKNSPFLEEGKHVLIEEFGKEYATYFSILELLASGKTGRGELESILATNVSGYLARLQNEYDVIAVRKPINAKPGSKVQKYFIKDNFLNFWFRFIYRNNSAVEAENFAYIKRILERDLSTYSGMVLERLFHVLLAGTGHYNQIGSYWERGNQNEIDVVAVNDLDKQVLVGEVKMNPDRIRIAALQHKAEKLEQVFAGYAFAYQGFSLEAIDQYVGQHD from the coding sequence ATGCAATTCTACGGCAGGGAAGACGAACTCGCCCAATTGCGGACGATAACCGCACAAGCCGCTTCCGGCGGTAAAATGACCGTCATGACCGGTCGTCGGCGGGTAGGTAAAACCTTGCTTGCCAGAGAATCATGCAAGGGTGGGCAAAGCCTGTATCTGTTCATTGCCAAAAAAAGCGAATCACTGATCTGTGCCGAATGCGTCGACATCATCAAAAACACCTTCGACGTGCCCGTGTTCGGCGACATCCAGCACTTCCGCGATGTGTTCCGGTTGTTGCTGGAAATCGGCAAAACCCAGCCTTACGTGTTGATCATTGATGAATTTCAGGAGTTTTACCGCATCAATCCGGCGGTGTATTCAGAAATCCAGAACCTGTGGGATCAGTGTCGCCAGCAAACCCGCATTCACTTGATGTTTGTCGGCTCGGTGCATTCGCTGATGGTGAAAATCTTCCAGAACAACAAAGAACCCCTGTTCGGGCGGGCTGACCGCATCCTGTATCTGAAACCTTTCAAGCCGCAGACCATCCACGAAATCCTGCAACATGCGCAGCAATACACTCCTGAAAACCTGTTTTATGCCTATCTGCTGACGGGTGGTATTCCGCGCTACCTTGAAATCCTGCACGACAATGCCGTGTATGGGCGCGATGCCATCATGGATTTTGTGTTCAGCAAAAACTCGCCGTTTCTGGAGGAAGGCAAGCATGTGCTGATTGAAGAATTCGGTAAGGAATACGCCACTTATTTCTCCATTCTGGAATTGCTGGCGAGCGGCAAAACCGGGCGTGGGGAACTGGAATCCATCCTTGCCACCAATGTCAGCGGTTATCTGGCACGCTTACAGAATGAATACGATGTCATCGCCGTGCGCAAACCCATCAACGCCAAACCGGGCAGCAAAGTCCAGAAATACTTCATCAAGGATAACTTCCTGAATTTCTGGTTCCGCTTTATTTACCGCAACAACAGCGCAGTGGAAGCGGAAAACTTCGCCTATATCAAACGTATTCTGGAACGTGACCTCTCCACTTACAGCGGCATGGTATTGGAACGCCTGTTTCACGTCCTGTTGGCAGGCACAGGCCATTACAACCAGATTGGCAGCTATTGGGAACGCGGCAACCAGAATGAGATTGATGTGGTCGCCGTCAACGATCTGGACAAGCAAGTGCTGGTCGGGGAGGTGAAAATGAACCCGGATCGTATCCGCATTGCGGCATTGCAACACAAGGCGGAGAAGCTGGAACAGGTATTTGCGGGGTATGCGTTTGCGTATCAGGGGTTTAGTTTGGAAGCGATTGATCAGTATGTTGGGCAACACGATTAA
- a CDS encoding EndoU domain-containing protein — protein MGYQRRAAIWVTLGVAAIGVVACKPAPDNPKPSAGKTSTGAESVTCPSHQWVKASNGVEVNYAHIFCGELNNKGRVVGFHSRPQGSDPSTVAKVRITQKPNKQGLYAGQWEWGGKQNENKFSTFYPDHCTPSQVINTIGYAARNQQDCPKSAPNWAWCGFNAPKQGDAAAYCQSADGTPFLIAGASSSRGGVNTAFPLR, from the coding sequence ATGGGTTATCAGCGTCGAGCAGCGATTTGGGTAACGCTAGGCGTAGCCGCCATTGGGGTAGTGGCTTGTAAGCCTGCGCCCGATAATCCCAAACCAAGCGCTGGCAAAACAAGCACTGGCGCTGAGTCCGTCACTTGCCCCTCACACCAATGGGTCAAGGCAAGCAATGGTGTCGAGGTCAATTACGCGCATATCTTTTGTGGCGAGTTGAACAATAAGGGGCGGGTAGTCGGTTTCCATTCGCGCCCGCAAGGTAGTGACCCCAGCACGGTAGCCAAGGTGCGAATCACCCAAAAGCCCAATAAACAAGGGCTTTACGCCGGGCAATGGGAATGGGGCGGCAAGCAGAACGAGAACAAATTTTCCACCTTCTACCCTGACCATTGCACCCCAAGCCAAGTGATTAATACCATCGGGTATGCTGCTCGCAATCAGCAAGATTGCCCGAAAAGTGCGCCCAATTGGGCATGGTGTGGTTTCAATGCGCCGAAACAGGGTGATGCGGCGGCTTACTGCCAGAGTGCCGACGGCACACCGTTCCTGATTGCCGGAGCATCGTCGTCACGCGGCGGTGTTAATACCGCTTTCCCCCTACGCTAA
- a CDS encoding universal stress protein — MSEIKPFQTLLYATNLGTHMRPVFRQAINLARIHKAKIIMLHAVAPIGSTGTAILSMYMPGKEIHDIEQESMNQVIETMRERLKNYCAEEDDICKDKDELIDKIAVSAGNPADVINHYAETHGVDLIVIGSHTRQASGHTMLGSTARTVTQHSKVPVLIIPNGE, encoded by the coding sequence ATGAGTGAAATAAAACCGTTCCAAACCCTTTTGTACGCCACCAATCTGGGTACGCACATGCGCCCGGTGTTCCGGCAGGCGATCAATCTGGCACGTATCCACAAAGCAAAGATCATTATGTTGCACGCGGTTGCACCGATTGGCTCGACCGGGACAGCGATTTTGTCGATGTACATGCCGGGCAAGGAAATCCACGACATCGAGCAGGAAAGCATGAATCAAGTGATTGAAACCATGCGCGAACGCTTGAAAAACTACTGCGCGGAAGAGGATGACATCTGCAAGGACAAGGATGAGTTGATCGACAAAATTGCGGTCAGCGCGGGGAATCCGGCGGATGTGATTAACCATTACGCCGAAACGCACGGGGTGGATTTAATCGTGATTGGTAGCCATACGCGGCAAGCCAGCGGGCATACCATGCTGGGGTCAACGGCGCGGACGGTGACGCAACATAGCAAAGTGCCGGTGTTGATTATTCCGAATGGTGAGTAA
- a CDS encoding TRAP transporter large permease has translation MTALIIFTLLMLLMLTGMPVSIALGLTVMTFLFTMTNVPVESVALKLFTGIEKFEIMAIPFFILAGNFLTHGGVAKRMVNFATSMVGHWFGGLGLAGVMACALFAAVSGSSPATVVAIGSILLPAMVKAGFPKEFGAGVIASSGGLGILIPPSIVMVMYAVATNSSIGALFIAGVIPGLILTLFLGGTTWYRAKKGNFPRQPKASWKQRLKAFKDSVWGLLLIVVVMGGIYTGIFTPTEAAAMSAVYAFVIAVFVYKDLSLKDIPRVLLNSASMSAMLLYIITNAVLFSFLLTNENIPQSLASWMTEQGMGIITFLIAVNILLLLAGNFMEPSSIMLIFAPILFPMAMALGIHPVHFGIIMVVNMEIGMITPPVGLNLYVASGITKMGLSALTVAVLPWLYTMLAFLMLITYVPEISLWLPRVMGML, from the coding sequence ATGACTGCATTAATCATTTTCACCTTATTGATGTTATTGATGCTCACCGGGATGCCCGTGTCGATTGCACTGGGGCTAACGGTGATGACCTTCCTGTTTACCATGACCAATGTGCCAGTGGAATCGGTGGCCTTGAAGCTGTTCACCGGGATTGAAAAATTCGAGATCATGGCAATTCCCTTTTTCATCCTTGCCGGGAATTTCCTCACTCACGGCGGGGTGGCGAAACGCATGGTCAACTTTGCCACGTCGATGGTCGGGCATTGGTTCGGCGGTTTGGGCTTGGCGGGCGTTATGGCTTGCGCATTGTTCGCGGCGGTGTCTGGTTCTAGCCCTGCGACGGTGGTGGCGATTGGTTCGATTCTGTTACCCGCGATGGTGAAAGCAGGTTTCCCCAAGGAATTTGGCGCGGGGGTCATCGCTTCTTCCGGTGGTTTGGGCATTTTGATTCCGCCCTCTATCGTGATGGTGATGTATGCAGTAGCAACCAACTCGTCGATTGGGGCACTGTTCATCGCTGGGGTTATTCCGGGGTTGATACTGACACTGTTCCTCGGTGGCACTACTTGGTATCGTGCTAAAAAAGGCAATTTCCCGCGTCAGCCGAAAGCAAGCTGGAAGCAACGCCTGAAAGCCTTTAAAGATTCGGTCTGGGGTTTGCTGCTGATCGTGGTGGTGATGGGCGGGATTTACACCGGCATTTTCACCCCAACGGAAGCGGCGGCGATGAGTGCGGTGTATGCCTTTGTGATTGCAGTATTTGTTTACAAGGACTTGAGCCTGAAAGACATACCGCGTGTGCTGCTGAATTCTGCCAGTATGTCGGCGATGTTGTTGTACATCATCACCAATGCAGTATTGTTCTCCTTCCTGTTGACCAATGAAAACATTCCGCAATCATTGGCTTCATGGATGACGGAGCAAGGCATGGGCATTATCACGTTCCTGATTGCGGTGAATATCCTGCTGCTGTTGGCGGGTAATTTTATGGAACCGTCCAGCATTATGCTGATTTTCGCACCAATTTTGTTCCCAATGGCAATGGCGTTGGGCATTCATCCGGTGCATTTCGGCATTATTATGGTGGTGAATATGGAAATCGGGATGATCACCCCGCCGGTGGGTTTGAACTTGTACGTCGCGTCGGGGATTACCAAAATGGGCCTGTCAGCACTCACCGTGGCGGTATTGCCTTGGCTGTACACCATGCTGGCGTTCCTGATGCTGATCACGTATGTGCCGGAAATCAGCCTGTGGCTGCCACGGGTAATGGGGATGCTGTAA